One genomic window of Coffea eugenioides isolate CCC68of chromosome 1, Ceug_1.0, whole genome shotgun sequence includes the following:
- the LOC113758905 gene encoding uncharacterized protein LOC113758905, protein MVRKRFQDTRTGLFYAENFLKKVGLGKEDYHFWKQIGKALLCTYTLFGVAWLWNETSPLGWWTLKPQPKEEQELAHLYERPNFPYPGDKEAMEEFIAKGGMIGTTIGPKGIIETDKDSINFQKNLQDKKFEQEAFKLWMRMKNEVVSELQQKGFDVE, encoded by the exons ATGGTTCGCAAACGATTTCAGGACACGAGAACAG GTCTGTTTTACGCCGAGAACTTTTTGAAGAAAGTTGGGCTAGGAAAAGAAGACTATCACTTCTGGAAGCAAATAGGCAAGGCATTGTTGTGCACCTACACGCTTTTTGGCGTAGCTTGGCTGTGGAACGAGACGTCACCGCTTGGCTGGTGGACTTTAAAGCCCCAGCCTAAGGAGGAACAGGAGCTAGCCCATCTCTACGAGCGCCCAAATTTTCCATATCCAGGTGACAAGGAGGCAATGGAGGAGTTCATTGCTAAGGGTGGGATGATTGGAACTACAATTGGGCCGAAAGGCATCATCGAAACAGATAAAGATTCGATCAATTTTCAAAAGAATTTGCAGGACAAGAAGTTTGAGCAGGAGGCTTTTAAGCTGTGGATGAGGATGAAGAATGAAGTCGTATCTGAGCTTCAGCAAAAAGGCTTTGATGTTGAGTAA
- the LOC113774531 gene encoding AT-rich interactive domain-containing protein 1-like — MTSMSSKQKRKRLLKVENPKECKRDWINFIQQERGVVPYIRNESGGPKVIPEVANESEYEAIPKKDPFQAYLPILSTKDQYASNPNNRKWFGTKIWSRNEPNQPSQETNNSSTHEGDACNCQMPGSVDCVHRHMVEERGKLKAELGPAFQTWKFDEMGEDSADSWTLGDMLRFNSVMKKRNLPSSTRKTFLQLASQFLPNKSRASIVSYYFNFYLPSWRIRKRTRLNRTAAEIDTDDDDDEVIGETSNANGTQNKYLTGKR; from the coding sequence ATGACCAGCATGTCAAGTAAACAGAAGCGAAAGCGACTACTCAAAGTTGAGAACCCCAAGGAGTGCAAAAGGGATTGGATAAATTTTATTCAGCAAGAGCGGGGGGTAGTCCCTTATATTAGGAATGAATCAGGAGGTCCAAAGGTAATCCCGGAGGTAGCTAACGAATCAGAGTACGAGGCAATCCCCAAAAAAGATCCATTTCAAGCTTATTTGCCTATCTTGTCCACTAAGGACCAGTACGCCAGCAACCCAAACAATCGAAAGTGGTTTGGTACGAAGATATGGTCAAGAAATGAACCAAACCAACCTAGCCAAGAGACGAACAACAGTTCGACGCACGAGGGGGATGCTTGTAATTGCCAAATGCCTGGATCTGTTGACTGTGTTCATCGTCATATGGTGGAGGAAAGAGGAAAACTGAAGGCTGAATTGGGGCCTGCTTTTCAAACCTGGAAATTTGATGAGATGGGAGAAGATTCTGCTGATTCCTGGACTTTAGGGGATATGCTTAGGTTCAACTCTGTGATGAAGAAAAGGAACCTTCCCTCATCAACGCGTAAAACTTTTCTGCAGCTGGCCAGTCAATTTCTGCCCAACAAAAGTAGAGCAAGCATAGTCAGCTACTACTTTAATTTTTACCTTCCCAGCTGGAGAATTCGCAAGAGAACCAGGTTGAACCGTACTGCGGCTGAAATTGACACAGACGATGATGATGACGAGGTTATTGGAGAAACCTCCAATGCTAATGGTACCCAGAATAAGTACTTGACAGGGAAGCGATGA